In a genomic window of Nocardia fluminea:
- a CDS encoding protein kinase domain-containing protein yields the protein MHDIGEVFAGFTIEAMLGQGGMGTVYLARHPRLDRLTALKLLNRDLFADERVRARFEREADLAAGLDHPGIVTVFDRGTEGEQLWISMQYVDGIDAATVDPMALPPERAVQIIEGVADALDYAHGRGVLHRDVKPANILLARSTGGQGERVFLTDFGIARLRADSTHLTQQGMFTATLAYASPEQMTGAELDHRSDQYSLACSLYWLFTGLAPFDSADPNEIIRGTLYAPPPPLALRRAGLPPIMDAVLAAAMAKHPAARFDSCAAFAKAARQALTSKTPPVLPRPPANPAPIYYPPAPQQPPAAPYPQPGMAQPGYQLPPGQAAPQPHWQPPSRPFGAVPPVAPRPAAPGEVPPVAQRPVAPGGAVPAGGVRPVAPGPAAPGGAVPAGGVRPVAQGPAASDGAVPPGEVRPVAPGSAAPSGAVPPGEVSPVAQRGAADPVAAQPNARQSSLGAAGAVSAASSAVEASGAVPPSGARSRSGAVPSSATARPSVGAQRSAPGSVEDAAENVGDAGISSSPVSLDKSPSSAARSDSAAARSDEDADEVSATAVTDVVSMRDAGELDAANAAALTNVTLIAGASNAAPAGPVTPEEAAGQSGQPRQPGSAAQGNAGQPGSAGQPGNAAQPGNAGQPGNAGQSGNAGQPGNAGQPGNAGQPGNAGQPGNAGQPGNAGRQGNAGRPGNVGQSSGAGQQGSPGQQVAVGQPGGKGQRQGAGGPGMVPHRGYWPVPRRVSGVQRFGWVVLVALVVVLVALVVALVVVVLPGDDGDSDAESGASGPADSVAEVVDSFAESRRVFPTLVPQGQMSDGVGYRGARCVGVRNVSELAWKEPALQWTPITTGWQCERFDNQSGAVSYLVLEYATVSQARSVLEALPAMVRYAGNKDEVPFALQRWVVPDPASIRVQTAHQVLSFPGDSARANYLVAVSRRGSSGTGGATRPSAQDEVIAWWDEVPL from the coding sequence GTGCACGACATCGGTGAAGTGTTCGCGGGGTTCACCATCGAGGCGATGCTGGGTCAGGGCGGCATGGGCACGGTGTATCTGGCCCGGCATCCGCGCCTGGACCGGCTGACCGCGCTCAAGCTGCTCAACCGGGATCTTTTCGCCGACGAACGCGTGCGCGCGCGGTTCGAACGGGAGGCCGATCTCGCCGCCGGGCTCGACCATCCCGGCATCGTCACCGTCTTCGACCGGGGGACCGAGGGCGAACAGCTCTGGATCAGCATGCAATACGTCGACGGGATCGACGCCGCGACGGTCGACCCGATGGCGCTGCCGCCCGAGCGGGCCGTGCAGATCATCGAAGGCGTGGCCGACGCGCTCGATTACGCGCACGGCAGGGGCGTACTGCACCGGGATGTGAAGCCCGCCAACATTTTGCTGGCCCGCTCCACCGGCGGCCAGGGCGAGCGGGTCTTCCTCACCGACTTCGGCATCGCCCGCTTGCGCGCCGACTCCACCCACCTCACCCAGCAGGGAATGTTCACTGCCACACTGGCTTACGCGTCGCCGGAACAGATGACAGGCGCCGAACTCGACCACCGCTCCGACCAGTACTCACTGGCCTGCTCGCTGTACTGGCTGTTCACCGGGCTGGCGCCGTTCGACTCCGCCGACCCGAACGAGATCATCCGCGGCACGCTCTACGCCCCGCCACCGCCCCTGGCGCTGCGCCGGGCGGGCCTGCCGCCGATCATGGACGCCGTCCTGGCCGCCGCGATGGCGAAACATCCCGCGGCCCGGTTCGATTCCTGCGCGGCCTTCGCCAAGGCCGCCCGCCAGGCGCTCACCTCCAAGACCCCACCGGTCCTCCCGCGCCCACCCGCCAACCCGGCACCGATCTACTATCCGCCCGCCCCCCAGCAACCCCCCGCCGCGCCCTACCCGCAGCCAGGTATGGCGCAACCCGGCTACCAACTCCCGCCCGGACAGGCTGCGCCACAACCTCATTGGCAGCCCCCCTCCCGTCCGTTCGGAGCCGTCCCGCCTGTTGCCCCGCGACCGGCCGCGCCTGGTGAAGTTCCCCCGGTCGCCCAGCGACCGGTCGCGCCTGGTGGTGCGGTGCCAGCCGGTGGAGTTCGTCCGGTCGCCCCGGGTCCGGCCGCGCCTGGTGGTGCGGTGCCGGCCGGTGGAGTTCGTCCGGTCGCCCAGGGCCCAGCCGCGTCTGATGGTGCGGTGCCGCCTGGTGAAGTTCGTCCGGTCGCCCCGGGTTCGGCCGCGCCTAGTGGTGCGGTGCCGCCCGGTGAAGTATCGCCGGTGGCCCAGCGCGGTGCAGCGGATCCCGTTGCTGCACAGCCGAATGCGCGCCAATCCTCGCTCGGTGCGGCTGGTGCGGTGTCTGCCGCTTCGTCGGCGGTCGAGGCGTCCGGCGCTGTGCCGCCGTCAGGCGCCCGGTCGCGATCAGGCGCCGTCCCCTCATCGGCCACCGCGCGGCCATCGGTTGGTGCGCAGCGCTCCGCGCCAGGGTCGGTGGAAGACGCGGCGGAGAACGTTGGCGATGCCGGAATCTCTTCCAGCCCAGTGTCTCTGGACAAGTCACCGTCTTCGGCGGCTCGATCGGATAGCGCCGCAGCGCGCAGCGATGAGGACGCCGACGAGGTATCGGCCACTGCGGTAACCGATGTCGTGTCCATGCGTGACGCGGGCGAGCTGGACGCGGCGAACGCCGCGGCACTGACAAACGTCACACTGATCGCTGGAGCCTCGAACGCTGCCCCAGCCGGGCCTGTGACGCCGGAGGAGGCCGCAGGGCAGTCCGGTCAGCCGAGGCAGCCCGGCAGTGCAGCACAGGGCAACGCGGGCCAGCCGGGCAGCGCGGGCCAGCCGGGCAATGCAGCCCAGCCGGGCAACGCAGGCCAGCCGGGCAACGCAGGCCAGTCGGGCAACGCGGGCCAGCCAGGTAACGCGGGCCAGCCGGGCAACGCGGGCCAGCCAGGTAACGCGGGCCAGCCAGGTAACGCGGGCCAGCCGGGCAACGCGGGGCGGCAGGGTAACGCGGGCCGGCCGGGCAATGTGGGGCAGTCAAGCGGTGCGGGGCAGCAAGGTAGCCCCGGACAGCAGGTTGCCGTGGGGCAGCCGGGGGGTAAGGGTCAGCGGCAAGGGGCAGGGGGGCCGGGGATGGTGCCGCATCGGGGGTATTGGCCGGTGCCTCGGCGGGTTTCGGGGGTGCAGCGGTTCGGGTGGGTGGTGTTGGTGGCGCTGGTTGTGGTGTTGGTGGCGTTGGTTGTCGCGTTGGTTGTCGTCGTGTTGCCGGGGGACGACGGTGATTCCGACGCGGAGAGTGGGGCGAGTGGGCCCGCTGATTCGGTGGCGGAGGTGGTGGATTCGTTCGCGGAGAGCCGGCGGGTTTTTCCGACCTTGGTTCCGCAGGGGCAGATGAGTGATGGGGTGGGGTATCGGGGGGCGCGGTGTGTGGGGGTGCGCAATGTCAGTGAGCTGGCGTGGAAAGAGCCGGCGTTGCAGTGGACTCCGATCACGACCGGGTGGCAGTGCGAGCGGTTCGACAATCAGTCGGGGGCGGTGAGCTACCTGGTGCTCGAATACGCGACCGTGAGCCAGGCGCGGTCGGTGCTGGAGGCGCTGCCCGCGATGGTTCGCTACGCCGGGAACAAGGACGAAGTGCCGTTCGCGCTACAGCGGTGGGTGGTTCCGGATCCGGCGAGCATCCGCGTCCAGACCGCACACCAGGTGCTGAGTTTTCCTGGCGACTCCGCCCGCGCGAATTACCTTGTCGCGGTGAGCCGCCGGGGCAGCAGCGGTACCGGTGGCGCCACCCGCCCCTCCGCGCAGGACGAGGTCATCGCCTGGTGGGACGAAGTTCCCCTCTGA
- a CDS encoding ABC transporter permease, giving the protein MIAAAIDRLRLFNFGELLRHPGRTLMSGAVMGVSAALIVAVLSISGSVTGSVDKLTKGLAGTAELEITGITDAGFEQSLLPRIAATPGVATAVPMLRGTLGAGPDRALLIGADQTIGALGSDLAGPMSQYTTKLLSTERGVLVGAAMGLREGDAVPVGAGTAKVAAVLDSEATDRLNGGHVVAGPLPLIQFLTDRVGKLDSVQIVVKPGTDVAALRTALTEAVDGRAVVAEPSLRTAQAGGAIQIMRYSTLMSSAAALIVSAFLIYNAMSMAVAQRRPTLSLLRAIGGKRAPMVRDLLVEAAMLGLIGGAIGAAIGALMGRFAIDRLPAAIVQSVEARTEFQVPNYAIPVAIAACVVATVLAASIAARQVYKVAPVEALAPVEAGDAAATGSALRWVALAAGVLLGAAAVVIAFLDLGRLSLAAITTSFTATVFLCFAATGPIVRGSAAIARWFGAPGALGATTLERAPRRVWATAMTVMIGVAAVVALGGASGNMVKSATDSFHSLGDTDLYVSPSPVEQFPTGPVLPDGLAARVANVPGVERVSPAQMAFATIGSGRVMLQGYPPSTADTRLGAVDRAVIDRMERREGVVITRDVARSLSLAVGDEITMPTPSGERKTAVLQVIPYFTAVSGVVMMNLDQMREWYQRPGETILSIQYSPGADPDAVRAAVRAMVPQEIHVDTGADMVDAISSSVQQGAAMSNMILWIVVLVATVALLNTLMLSVLERRRELGVLRAMGTNRKFLLRSVLAEAAGIGFIGAAIGLVVGIAVQYLATVAIGHAMTIDIVYRPSPLIAVYGAVALILALLGSIPPALRAARMPIVAALAVD; this is encoded by the coding sequence ATGATCGCGGCCGCCATCGATCGATTGCGGCTGTTCAACTTCGGTGAACTGCTCCGCCATCCCGGTCGCACCCTGATGTCGGGGGCGGTGATGGGCGTCTCGGCCGCGCTGATCGTCGCGGTGCTGAGTATCTCCGGGTCGGTGACCGGGTCGGTCGACAAGCTCACCAAGGGCCTGGCCGGCACGGCCGAACTCGAGATCACCGGTATCACCGACGCGGGCTTCGAACAGTCACTGCTCCCCCGGATCGCCGCGACGCCCGGGGTGGCCACGGCGGTGCCGATGTTGCGCGGCACCCTGGGCGCGGGCCCGGACCGAGCACTGCTGATCGGCGCGGATCAGACGATCGGCGCGCTCGGCAGCGATCTGGCCGGGCCGATGTCGCAGTACACCACCAAATTGCTGAGCACCGAGCGCGGTGTCCTGGTCGGCGCGGCCATGGGCCTGCGCGAAGGCGACGCGGTGCCGGTCGGAGCGGGCACCGCGAAGGTGGCCGCCGTTCTCGACTCCGAGGCGACCGACCGGCTCAACGGCGGGCACGTGGTGGCGGGTCCGCTGCCGCTGATCCAATTCCTCACCGACCGGGTCGGCAAGCTCGATTCGGTGCAGATCGTGGTGAAACCCGGCACCGATGTGGCCGCGCTGCGCACCGCCCTCACGGAGGCGGTGGACGGGCGCGCCGTGGTGGCCGAGCCCAGTCTGCGCACCGCGCAGGCCGGTGGCGCGATCCAGATCATGCGGTATTCCACACTGATGTCGTCGGCGGCCGCGCTGATCGTGTCGGCCTTCCTGATCTACAACGCGATGAGTATGGCGGTGGCGCAACGCAGGCCGACGCTGTCACTGTTGCGGGCGATCGGCGGCAAGCGCGCGCCGATGGTGCGTGATCTGCTCGTCGAGGCCGCGATGCTCGGGCTGATCGGCGGGGCGATCGGCGCGGCGATCGGCGCGCTGATGGGGCGGTTCGCGATCGACCGGCTGCCTGCCGCGATCGTGCAATCGGTCGAGGCGCGCACCGAATTCCAGGTGCCGAACTACGCGATCCCCGTGGCGATCGCCGCGTGTGTGGTGGCGACGGTGCTGGCGGCGTCGATCGCGGCCAGACAGGTCTACAAGGTCGCGCCCGTCGAGGCGTTGGCGCCGGTGGAGGCCGGCGACGCGGCGGCGACCGGCTCGGCGCTGCGCTGGGTCGCCCTGGCCGCGGGTGTGCTCCTCGGTGCGGCGGCGGTGGTCATCGCGTTCCTCGACCTCGGGCGCCTGTCGCTGGCCGCGATCACGACCTCGTTCACCGCGACGGTGTTCCTCTGTTTCGCCGCCACCGGGCCGATCGTGCGCGGTTCCGCGGCGATCGCCCGCTGGTTCGGCGCACCGGGCGCGCTCGGGGCGACGACGCTGGAACGTGCGCCGCGCCGCGTGTGGGCCACCGCGATGACGGTGATGATCGGTGTCGCGGCCGTGGTCGCGCTCGGTGGGGCCTCGGGCAACATGGTGAAGTCGGCGACCGATTCGTTCCACAGTCTCGGCGACACCGATCTTTACGTGAGCCCGAGTCCCGTCGAACAGTTCCCCACCGGGCCCGTCCTGCCCGACGGCCTGGCCGCGCGGGTCGCGAACGTACCGGGCGTGGAACGGGTGAGCCCCGCTCAGATGGCCTTCGCGACCATCGGCAGCGGCCGGGTGATGTTGCAGGGCTATCCGCCGAGCACCGCCGATACTCGCCTCGGCGCGGTCGACCGGGCGGTGATCGACCGGATGGAGCGGCGCGAAGGTGTCGTCATCACCCGTGATGTGGCACGGTCGCTCTCGCTCGCCGTCGGCGACGAGATCACCATGCCGACCCCCTCGGGGGAGCGTAAAACCGCTGTACTGCAAGTGATTCCGTACTTCACGGCGGTATCCGGCGTGGTGATGATGAACCTCGACCAGATGCGGGAGTGGTATCAGCGTCCCGGCGAGACGATCCTGTCGATCCAGTACTCGCCCGGTGCCGATCCCGACGCGGTGCGGGCCGCGGTCCGCGCGATGGTTCCCCAGGAAATCCATGTCGACACCGGCGCCGACATGGTGGACGCGATCTCCTCGAGCGTCCAGCAGGGTGCCGCCATGAGCAACATGATCCTGTGGATCGTCGTCCTGGTGGCGACGGTGGCGTTGCTGAACACCCTGATGCTGTCGGTTCTCGAACGTCGCAGGGAGCTGGGGGTGCTGCGAGCCATGGGCACCAACCGCAAGTTCCTGCTGCGTTCGGTGCTGGCCGAAGCGGCGGGCATCGGATTCATCGGCGCGGCGATCGGTCTCGTCGTCGGTATCGCGGTGCAGTATCTGGCCACCGTGGCGATCGGCCACGCGATGACCATCGACATCGTCTACCGGCCGAGCCCCCTGATCGCGGTCTACGGTGCGGTCGCGCTGATCCTGGCGCTGCTCGGCTCCATCCCGCCCGCCTTGCGTGCGGCACGAATGCCGATCGTGGCAGCGCTGGCGGTGGACTGA
- a CDS encoding serine hydrolase — translation MKSTGTAAACRRLLLCGVLAAAALSTSCATPGTPTAVSAPTVTVNSEDAWHPGLSIGLPDSLAAEFTLLQSTLPGQVGMALMPVGGGRMTIYGDWTTGIAWSTIKIPLAVAALRHDSDQSIFEMVEAAITVSDNEAAEGLWESLGDAPEAADAVQQILDEAGDAATGKAGTRTELDGTSFGGTEWSLANQVRFASRLPCLPQAEVVTSLMGEITEDQGWGLGLLDDTEFKGGWGPDDVTGIYTVRQFGLVPVGSGQLAVALAAQADSGSFDDTTALLDRMALLLARHLPNLRGGVCPR, via the coding sequence GTGAAGTCGACCGGAACGGCGGCTGCCTGTCGCAGGCTGCTGCTCTGTGGGGTGCTGGCGGCTGCCGCACTGTCCACCTCGTGTGCCACGCCAGGAACCCCGACGGCGGTGAGCGCGCCCACGGTCACCGTCAACAGCGAAGACGCCTGGCATCCGGGGCTGTCCATCGGGCTGCCCGATTCGCTGGCAGCCGAGTTCACCCTCTTGCAGTCGACGCTGCCGGGACAGGTGGGCATGGCGTTGATGCCGGTCGGCGGCGGCCGGATGACGATCTACGGCGATTGGACCACCGGCATCGCCTGGTCCACGATCAAGATCCCGCTCGCGGTCGCCGCGTTGCGCCACGACTCCGACCAGTCGATCTTCGAGATGGTGGAGGCCGCGATCACGGTGTCGGACAACGAGGCCGCCGAAGGCCTGTGGGAATCCCTCGGTGACGCGCCGGAGGCCGCCGACGCCGTGCAGCAGATCCTCGACGAGGCGGGCGACGCGGCCACCGGCAAGGCGGGCACCCGCACCGAACTCGACGGCACCTCCTTCGGTGGCACCGAATGGTCGCTGGCCAACCAGGTGCGGTTCGCGTCGCGCCTGCCGTGCCTGCCGCAGGCCGAGGTGGTCACCTCGCTGATGGGTGAGATCACCGAGGATCAGGGGTGGGGTCTCGGACTGCTCGACGACACCGAGTTCAAGGGCGGCTGGGGACCCGACGATGTCACCGGGATCTACACCGTGCGCCAGTTCGGACTGGTGCCCGTCGGCAGCGGTCAGCTCGCGGTAGCCCTTGCGGCGCAAGCCGATTCGGGCTCGTTCGACGACACCACCGCGCTGCTCGACCGGATGGCGCTGCTGCTGGCCCGG